Part of the Methanobacterium paludis genome is shown below.
TCAGGTTTCTTCTTGACCGTGGCTACAGAAAAAAAGGTGCCCTGAAATTTGTTGCAGATAGATACCTCCTTAATAAAAAACAGAAAAATTATATGGTAAGAACTGTTTTTTCCAGGGAAAAATCCATGGCAAGAAAGGGCAAAATTGTTGATATTACATTTATAAATGGTAAAACTCTTTTTGTGGATGGTTACAACGTCATTATAACTGCTGAGAGCATATGCTCAGATGATGAAAGATCCGTTGTTGTGTGTGATGATGGTGTTTTAAGAGATGTTAATGCTGTTTTTGGGAAATACAAATATAATGAATGGACAGAAACTACCTTAAATCAAATAATTTCCCTTTTAAAATATTACAACCCGTTATCTGTGAAATTTTTTTATGACAGCCCTGTAAGTCGGAGCGGAGAGCTTGCAAAGCTCACAAATAGGATTATAAATTCCCATGGAGTTAATGGATGTGCAGTTACATCAAAAAATGTGGATTTTGAACTTAAAAAATTATCAAATGATAAAGATAAGATCGTTGCAACAAGTGACGGCGCTATAATTGATAAAGTGAAAAATGTCCTTGACATACCACGTGAGCTGTGCAAACTGAAGAAAATAAAACGGTACGAAAAGTCCAAAGTAAATAAAAATAGATAAAAATAAAATATAAAGATAAAAATTAAGGTTTAAAACTTAATCCATATCTTCAAATCTGTCTTCGAGTTTTTCAAGTACCCCTGGGAGACTGGTGTATTCCATCTCGTCAGCTGGTAACCGGTGTGGCTCGAATGGGCCGTGTCTTCTCATGTAATCAGCTACATCCGATGCAGTTTTCCTTGAATTGTCGAATGCAGGGTCATCAAACATGTCAAGAGGTCCGATGAGTCTTGCATCTGAAACCTGGAAACCTAAAGATATTATCCGTGGTGGGCCGTCAAACCTTACAGGGTGAGCCTGTGCTTGGGA
Proteins encoded:
- a CDS encoding DUF434 domain-containing protein; translated protein: MKPKNFDKDLEKDQIKSAAFDLRFLLDRGYRKKGALKFVADRYLLNKKQKNYMVRTVFSREKSMARKGKIVDITFINGKTLFVDGYNVIITAESICSDDERSVVVCDDGVLRDVNAVFGKYKYNEWTETTLNQIISLLKYYNPLSVKFFYDSPVSRSGELAKLTNRIINSHGVNGCAVTSKNVDFELKKLSNDKDKIVATSDGAIIDKVKNVLDIPRELCKLKKIKRYEKSKVNKNR